The DNA window GATGGTTGGCTGCTGATGACAGCTTCAGTACAGCTGTAGACGCCGTGGCCTCACTACCGCAAGACCCTGGAATTAATGATGACGTGTCCGGCTGTACGACACCTTCTCCACCCACCAGCGTCACATACTCATGCTGACCGAATATGATGGACTTGATATTATCACTACAGCTAGCAATATGTAATGTCTTGAGAGATGCCGGCAGGTTGGGGACCAATACCAAAGATGTGCAACCATTTATCCATAGAGATTCCAGACGTGGCAGGAGTCCACCCCGTTCTGGAGCAGATTGCCCGTCAGAAGCTTGTGTGTATACTGTCAGTTTGCTGCAACTCCAAATCGATAACCTCCTTAGGGATACCAGGACCTGGAACACGTTTTCTGGCCAGTAGACAAGAGCATCGCAATCCCAAATTCTAAGATCTACTAGCCGTGCAAAACATGTCCACAACGCTAGTGCATTTGAGTGGGAGGAAAACAAAAGGTCGCACCTAGTTAACATCATAGCTGCCAGGGGGAGTTCTTGATTGCATTTCTGCTGACATGCAGCAATATTGTTTCCGTGTCATCGGGAGACACATCCAGACGCAGCCTGGACAGTGAAGGAATGCATCTGCTAGCTGCCTGCAGGGATATTTGTTGACCATGTCCACGCGCACTGATGGCTAATTCACTTAGCTTCGGTGCTTCAGGTAGATCAGTCAACTTCGGGCAGACATTAATTTTCAACTCCTCCAGCAGAGGAAATGTTACCTTTTCTCCTGGAGTTCCTTCGACGGCTCCCCATCTCTCAAGGGCCGACAAACCAGATAACTCTAGTTTCCGTAGTGCTGGAAATGCAGAGCGACAACACACGGTTTCAGCTCCTCCAAATGATTGTTCAACCAATAATGACCCTATCGGTAGTGTAGCCAGGCTTGCACAAGACAAGATGTACAGTTCCTCGAGCCGAGGAAATGTTACCCCTTCTACTAGAGTTCCTTCGACTACCTCCCATCTATCAAACATATTCAAAGAAAATAACGTCCTGTTCCTCAATGCTGGAAATGCGGAGCGGCGCTTAGTGTCAACTCCACCAGACGATTCCGTAATCACTGATGCTGCTTTTGGTAGTGCAGTCAAACTTCCACACTCATGAATCTCCAGCTTCTCAACCTTGGGAAATATCGTCTCTTCTCCTTGTACCACATCTGTGTCCAGCCATGCCTCAACGTTTGGCATCTCAACCAAGGTAAGCACCTTCAGTTTCTGAAATATGACGGCTGTTGTAGCGCCGCTGCACAAACAATGTAAACTTTCCAATCCTTTTAGGTGAAGAATTTCCAGAGCTGGTAACTGCCAGAGTGCAGGAAGCTTCTCGAGCTTTTTGCAACCAGATAACTTAAGCTCCACCATGCCATTCAAAATATCCATCCACGTTGGAAAAGTACTGCTCCCACAGGAATATATCCCTAGGACCTTCAGCCCATCATGAGGTTTGAGACCTTGCACCACCTCTTTGTGATTATTATTTTGTGCTTCCTGATCACCATCAGTCCATATTAACTCCAGTTTAGTTAATTTTTTCTTGTTTCCAAGACCTGCTGCTTGCGCACCATTTGCTCCTGTGACATTTTCGAGCTGTCTTAGCTCTAGTCTACCACCGAGGTCCAAATCCTGCAGCTCTCTCACATTACTGCAACCGGAGTCGGTATCTGCTATAAAGCATGCAAGTGTCTGTAGGGAAGTGAGGTGTCCGAGCCCTCCGGGCATGCTTTTCAACTTTCTACATCCGTGAGTGTAGAGGTGACGGAGGGAAGTCAAATACTTCAGTTCCTTTGGAAGTCGCTGAAGATCAGCACAATTAGAAAGGTCCAGTGTTTGCAGATGATATAGGATGCTAATGTCTTCAGGAAGTGCTTCAATATCACTTTTTGAGAGATCAAGATACCTCAGGTGATGAAGATATTTCAGCCTAAGGAATGAACTTTGCTGGACCTTTAATGCTCTCACAGAACTGCAATTCGATAACTTTTGAAAACCTCTTCCAGGTTTCTTTCCCCCAAAAATCAGTGTTTGGAAAGTTGGAGACCCCTTTGCTAGGGAAGCATTCAGAATAGTTTCTGCTCTATTAACTGACAGAAATAAATGACAAGCGGAATATGGAAAGTCCTCACTTTTACTCAGTTTTGTAGCTATAGTAGCGCACTCGTTTCCCATAGAATCCATTGTAACATCATGCATAAGGTCATGGATCTTACAAGTAATTCTGGAGACCTCGGTATGATTGAACTGAAATGGGATTCCCTTCACATCTTGAAAAAAAGATCTTGCTGCCAACTCAACGAAAATATTTTTACCAGTAATTTCAGGACGTTCTCCTTGTTTCTCTAGGATAAAACCATTAGCCATCCACAATTGGATCAGCATTTCCACATCAATCTCATAATCCTTTGGAAACATAGCACAGAAAGCAAAGCACTGCCTCATATGTGATGGCAAGCCATTGTAACTGAGCTTGAGTACTggtaaaattttattttcctcaTCCCAAATCGAGCTTCTTCTTAATACAGACTTCCATTCTTCCTCGGTGGTCTTGGTACGCAGTAAAGAGCCCAATGCTGTAGCAGCCAAAGGAGAGCCAGCACATCTCTTGGCAACTTGTCCGACCATTTTAACTAGTTCACCAGGCCACTCCTCTTCTTTTGAACTGAATGCTCTTGTCTTGATAATTTTCTCTATGAAGTATGCACCCAAGCTTTCAAGTTTATAGGCTCCTTCAGTTTTACCCATCATTAGTTTAGCAACAGCTTCATCACGAGTTGTTGTCAGCACTGAGCTACCGCTGCCACCATGCTGAAGGTAGGACTTAAGCCTTTCCCACTTGTGCTCATCACGGTTCCATACATCATCCAATACGAGTAGGTACCTCTTCCCACTCACTGCATTTTGAAGCTTCTCCAATGCTGAGCAACCAGTTGGTTTACAACCATTCTCTTTCAGTATTCTATCAGCCACGGAATCCACCTCAAAGTTATCAGAGACGCACACCCAAAGCCGCAACTGGAAATGCTTCTTGATTTCAGGGTCATTGTAAATGAGCTGCGCTAAGGTGGTCTTGCCCAACCCTCCCATTCCGACGACGGGAATGACAGTGGGATCCGAGCTGCTAGCTTGAGCAAGTAATCTATCAACAACATCCTTCATCTCTCGGGCTCTTGATTCTTTGGCAATGTTCACAGGGTCGACGATAACAGAATTATTCTGCCTCAAGTAATTTATGGGCTCTGGTGACCCTGGTTTGAACATGAACCTAAAGCCATTCATCTCTTTGATGAGGTCATCAATTTCTTGCAAGATCATACGGAGCTTGTTTGCCATCCTGTAACGGAAAATAATACGGTTGTGAGTAGGGAAGAGCTTTATTACATCCATGCTGAGGTCCTTGTAGCGGCCCTCCTCCTTGGCTTTGCGGCGCAGCGCCTCGTACTTGAACTCATCGAGGACATCATTCGCTTGGTAGGTCACCTTCCGGACCTTCTCCAGCCAAGCTTTCGCTCCTTCTCTCTTGGCTGCTGCCTGTTCCTCGGCGTCGATCATGACGTCCATGATGTGCAACAACTTGCGCTTGAGGACCTCGTGCTGCTTGTCCATGCCCTCCATCACCTTGTACTGGTCCAGGAGGTAGCTGGAGGCCTTCTCCTTCACCATGGACACCAGTGGCCCGACCACCATGGTGGCCAGTACCTCAGCCATGGCTACGCCTGGAGCTCCAAATCACAACACAAGTAGACACAGATGCGGTATGGAGAGAGTGAAGCCAGGCAATAATTGGTTTCAGAAGCTAGAAACTGCTATTTGTACGGGATGGTGGACGATTCACCTTCCAGGCTTCCAGCTGGAGTACCCTGCAACTGTCCTAACACTCTGTTCTCCTGTCAAGCTGACACAGCCCAGTAGTCCACTGCCCACCGCTTTTCCTATAACAAATCCCAATTATCATTCAAAATTCCAATAATAAATCATTATGAAGCGGGACGTGACACCATTTTCTTCTTGACGCACATAAAAAATCTCAACCTTTGATTAGAACcgaaaaaaatataaataatgACCAAATGATTCAAGATTTTTTACACCAAGCTCACTTTCTGTACGTGAAATACTTTTGTAATGTCCGAAAGCTTCGACGTAACCTTCCGCGAGGCCTCCTCTTGGGTGGCGATCCCCAACAGCGGCCAGCAAGGAGATGCAGAGGAGCTGGGTTCAGAGGCAGAGGAGTTCGTGTCTCTGTTCTGCCCCTTCCATCCCGTGCTTTGCTGCTTGCCTGCTTCTCATGTCTCGTGGCCGTACAGAGCAGAGGATGGCTTATGAGGTGCAGTGCTAAAGTAATTTTCTATGAACACTTACCCTCTGCTTGGTTTGACAATACTAACAGGAGAAATGTTGCTGCAAGATGTAGTTTTGAACAAACAGGCCTTAACAAGGAGACCTCTGCACAAGGATCGCGCTGCACACCATTCAGTGTCGGGTGCCCACATAACATGGGATAAAGTTCAGCAATTCCCGTGCATTTCAAGCAGCAGCTTAAACAACGAAACACATGAGTATGCTGGACTGTTCGATTCTATGGCAAGTATCATCTGCGGTTATGTAAAGAAACACATCATGAAATGAAAGTGGTAGCTCCGCTTCCCTGGTGCTGGAGCAGAAACGAACTCAAACACATCatagttcaaaagaaaaaaaaaaggatagAAAGCTGGAGCACGGAGCTCCAAATGCTACAAATTCTTCAGCTTGCAGTTTGGGGCTTGTCTTCTGCTCAGAATTCAAGGACTTCAGCTTCAACAAGGATAAATAAAGGACTGGAGCATGGAGCTCTATACGCTAAATTCTTCAGCTTGCAATCCGGGACTTGTTTCCTGCTTAAAATCTTGGACTTCCGCTTGAGTTCACTGGAGATTATCTTCAGAAAGTGCATGTTATACATTCTACCATGGTCACAATAGTCCATCATTTGCAGGTCTGGTAGTAACGATCCTACAAGGAAGTGACACGTCATAGGGAGTTAGCAGCTTAGCATTAGGAGCTAGAATCATTGAAATCAATCATCATGACGTCATGACGTCAGAAAAATATTCTTCCTCATCTAGCTATGTCAGCTCTATTTGGGGATGCTATTAGGGCTCCTCCAATCATTTTGCTTACATGGTAAAAAGTCTCAACCTTTGATTAGAACCGAAACAAATATAAATAATGACCAAATGATTGAAGATTTTTTTTACACCAAGCTCACTTTCTGTGCAAGTAAACACGCATACAACCATGCATTGGAAAAAAAATGGATCCACAGTGCTCCCTCTTTTTTCTGAAATTCTGGATGTTTTAGACATTATCTCGCGTACGTATCATGGAGTGATTTATTAGTGTGCCTATTTCCGATCTTGCCCATATTTAATACAGTGGTTATCTATTGCTATTTGCTTGTCAAATACGCTGGCGAGCTGTGAAGGACTTGTAGACGACGGGCCACACGCAGGAGACGAATGGGCACGCGGTGCTGGTTTAATGTCACTAGCAGCGCTAATAAGTAGAGAATGCAGACAGGCTGGACTAATCAACAAAACTGGCCGATTATTCCATTCCAACTATGAAATTTTTCGACAGGGATGTAAGTTAAGCAGGTTACCTGAAATTTTTCTACAAGGAACTATAGTATGCAAACTAAATTGACTGTAATTTCAAACGAATATATGCAAAATTGTGAGAATTATAGCATCCTTgggggaaaaggaaagaaaattcATGAGGAGCTGGTAGAAGAGGTCAAGGGAGTACACGTTGTCCTTTTTGGCGAAGTAGATGGGGGCGGGGCCGGGGATGCGGTCAAGCGCGGCGTTCCTCTGGGGTAGGCCGCATAGCTCCATCAGGCGTGTCGGGCACGTCGTGGTGGGAGGCGAGGTCATGGGTACATGACCCCACATCCTGGAGCAGCGTGGTGGTGCACGAGCAGGAAGAGGACGGCGACAAAGTCGAGGAGGAAATTTCATTCAATCTACATAAAATTCTCACCCTCGATTTGAATAGAAAGAAATATGAATAGTGACCACAAATAATTAAAGAAAATTTTAAAGCACCAAGCGAAAAGTCATACAATCATCGAAAAAAACTGGATCCACAGTACTCCCCATGATTTCAAAAATCCAGACACGTGCTTGACTTATAAATTGCAATGGTAACCAGCATATAAAGATTAAGGCATGACAATGATAGCTCGAAGATGCATCCATGTTGCA is part of the Panicum hallii strain FIL2 chromosome 2, PHallii_v3.1, whole genome shotgun sequence genome and encodes:
- the LOC112880356 gene encoding putative disease resistance protein RGA3 isoform X2, giving the protein MAEVLATMVVGPLVSMVKEKASSYLLDQYKVMEGMDKQHEVLKRKLLHIMDVMIDAEEQAAAKREGAKAWLEKVRKVTYQANDVLDEFKYEALRRKAKEEGRYKDLSMDVIKLFPTHNRIIFRYRMANKLRMILQEIDDLIKEMNGFRFMFKPGSPEPINYLRQNNSVIVDPVNIAKESRAREMKDVVDRLLAQASSSDPTVIPVVGMGGLGKTTLAQLIYNDPEIKKHFQLRLWVCVSDNFEVDSVADRILKENGCKPTGCSALEKLQNAVSGKRYLLVLDDVWNRDEHKWERLKSYLQHGGSGSSVLTTTRDEAVAKLMMGKTEGAYKLESLGAYFIEKIIKTRAFSSKEEEWPGELVKMVGQVAKRCAGSPLAATALGSLLRTKTTEEEWKSVLRRSSIWDEENKILPVLKLSYNGLPSHMRQCFAFCAMFPKDYEIDVEMLIQLWMANGFILEKQGERPEITGKKIFNELKSRSFYQDLKSVPFEQKYYSFRQIKYRYCSKITCKIHDLMHDVAESSMGKECAAIATHPSQKKGSPAFQTLICDGHVKEDLKILSKYNSIRALKIKRGSFLRPKYLHHLRYLDLSESEIEALPEDISILYHLQTLHLSDCYYLQRLPKNLNYLTSLRQLYTHGCRKLKSMPGGLGHLTSLQTLTCFVAGTDSGCSNMRELQDLDLGGRLELRQLENITGANGAQAAGLGNKKKLTELELRWTHGDQEAQNNNHEEVVEGLKPHDGLKVLRIYSCGNSTFPTWMDMLNGMVELKLSGSKKLGKLPALWQLPALEILHLSGLESLHCLCSGAATAVTFQKLKVLFLSNMPKFEAWLDTDVVPGEETIFPEVEELVIGECGSLTALPKAASVITESSGGVDTKCRSAFPALWNMTLRSLNMFDRWEETG